In a genomic window of Dolichospermum sp. DET69:
- a CDS encoding zinc-dependent peptidase, with the protein MIETIIVFVIIGLIIIGILANPFLIKRRRNRLKRRPFPPLWNAVIENNLPIYLYLSSDERRRLQGHIQVFLTEKQFIGCRGLQVTEEMKLIIATVACLLLLNERGEYFPKLRSILVYPSAYIVKETAAISNYVVEERRVARLGESWTKDQLILSWEQVKQDTFNWQDGHNVVLHEFAHQLDQEDGQAEGVPILQRNSDYSIWAKVMSEAYQQLCHDVLEGRNNVMDSYGATNPAEFFAVATETFFEKPHKLLFHHPAVYQQLKCYYDLDPVQWNYHSSVNFGK; encoded by the coding sequence ATGATTGAAACAATTATTGTCTTTGTCATTATTGGGCTAATTATCATTGGGATTTTAGCCAATCCCTTCCTCATTAAAAGAAGAAGAAACCGTCTTAAACGTCGCCCTTTTCCTCCCCTTTGGAATGCCGTTATTGAGAATAATCTTCCTATATATCTCTATCTGTCATCAGATGAAAGAAGGCGACTTCAAGGACATATTCAAGTGTTTTTAACCGAAAAGCAATTTATTGGCTGTAGAGGATTACAGGTAACAGAAGAAATGAAACTGATTATTGCGACTGTTGCCTGTTTACTTCTACTTAATGAACGAGGAGAATACTTCCCAAAATTGCGTTCAATTTTGGTTTATCCCAGTGCCTATATTGTTAAAGAAACGGCTGCTATTAGCAATTATGTTGTTGAAGAAAGGCGTGTCGCTAGACTAGGGGAATCATGGACAAAAGACCAGTTAATATTGTCTTGGGAACAGGTAAAACAGGATACTTTTAATTGGCAAGATGGACATAATGTTGTCCTGCATGAATTTGCCCATCAGTTAGATCAAGAGGATGGTCAAGCTGAAGGTGTGCCGATTTTACAACGCAATTCTGACTATTCAATTTGGGCTAAAGTGATGAGTGAAGCATATCAACAACTTTGTCATGATGTTCTCGAAGGTAGAAATAATGTCATGGATAGTTATGGTGCAACGAATCCCGCAGAATTTTTTGCTGTAGCGACTGAAACTTTCTTTGAAAAACCACACAAATTGTTATTTCATCATCCGGCAGTTTATCAGCAACTAAAATGTTACTATGATTTAGATCCGGTGCAGTGGAATTATCATTCTTCTGTCAATTTTGGCAAATAA
- a CDS encoding nucleotidyltransferase family protein, protein MTIKYDKKYSLQKQSLCEIYQITEIWIFGSYARGEETEASDIDILVDYKTAPTFIMLVELRDYLSQLFGLKVDVVTKNGLKPRIRERVLAEAIYI, encoded by the coding sequence CTGACGATAAAATATGATAAAAAGTATTCACTACAAAAGCAATCTCTCTGTGAAATTTATCAAATTACAGAAATTTGGATCTTTGGTTCTTATGCTAGGGGAGAGGAGACGGAAGCAAGTGATATAGATATTTTGGTTGATTATAAAACAGCGCCTACTTTTATTATGTTGGTGGAACTTAGGGATTATTTAAGTCAGTTGTTTGGCTTGAAGGTGGATGTTGTTACTAAGAATGGGCTTAAACCCCGGATTCGTGAGCGTGTTTTAGCCGAGGCAATTTATATATAA
- a CDS encoding AAA family ATPase: MKLTDWPALANQNTAIVAVEYHTPDRMQILEQFYYWGEEQSLSVFLWNPGYCELQQLIQHQGQYILQSSDRGKNQNIIQYLLSDYQPGIYLLEGVLQENNGSQISQKLSYQLLNAYHQGLWSQQDNYWVLLETYVQLPLELQPFIPVLSNPLPNQQQVELIVQQFFDCCSHSTLGNGYPYSKTNSTNQALQLLIRACQGLPRGEINLLLKQCLGFADKLEDIAQLVLDHKVNKLKGRGLEYIAQPDIPSSAGLDLLATRLETITCLLQPEAQTYNLKFPTGMLLWGPPGTGKSLSAKLAAKKMGLPLLAANWGVLLGSPHPDRALKEFIALVTSLAPCVLYWDDFDKGFAGWDSNADGGVARRLSAGLLTWMQEHQEPVYTIATINRLEMLPAELVRRFDDIFFVDLPHEGARYEVFNLHLAKYFSAFSGNDSPWSDEQWRRLLAEYRICTPAEIGNAVRRCAENAFAQGRAGQIEFEDLLRQRSQFTPAMERESEQMQAIRNQAIYAQPVSSQDVSPFAYQHRELFG; the protein is encoded by the coding sequence ATGAAATTGACAGACTGGCCTGCCCTAGCTAACCAAAATACGGCAATTGTGGCTGTGGAATATCATACGCCTGACAGAATGCAGATTTTAGAGCAGTTTTATTATTGGGGTGAGGAGCAATCTTTGTCAGTCTTTCTCTGGAATCCCGGTTACTGTGAACTACAACAATTAATTCAGCATCAAGGTCAGTACATCTTACAGTCAAGTGATAGGGGTAAAAACCAGAATATTATTCAGTATCTTTTGTCAGACTATCAACCAGGTATTTATTTGTTAGAGGGAGTGTTACAGGAAAATAATGGTAGCCAAATTAGTCAAAAACTTAGCTATCAATTACTGAATGCTTATCATCAAGGTTTGTGGAGTCAGCAAGATAATTATTGGGTATTACTAGAAACTTACGTTCAACTACCTCTAGAATTACAGCCTTTTATTCCTGTACTGTCTAATCCATTGCCAAACCAACAGCAGGTAGAACTGATTGTACAGCAGTTTTTTGATTGTTGTTCGCACTCGACTTTAGGCAATGGCTATCCTTACTCAAAAACAAATTCAACAAACCAAGCATTGCAATTGCTAATTCGTGCCTGTCAAGGTTTACCCAGAGGCGAGATAAATTTGCTACTGAAACAATGTTTAGGTTTTGCAGATAAACTTGAGGATATCGCCCAATTAGTTCTTGATCATAAAGTTAACAAATTAAAGGGACGGGGTTTAGAGTACATTGCCCAACCGGATATCCCTTCATCTGCGGGGTTAGATTTATTGGCAACAAGGTTAGAAACTATTACCTGTTTGTTGCAACCAGAAGCACAAACATATAATTTGAAGTTTCCCACAGGAATGTTGTTATGGGGACCACCAGGAACAGGTAAAAGTTTATCTGCCAAGTTAGCCGCTAAGAAAATGGGCTTGCCACTGTTAGCCGCTAATTGGGGTGTACTATTGGGTAGTCCTCATCCTGACCGAGCTTTAAAGGAATTTATTGCTTTGGTAACATCCCTTGCTCCCTGCGTTCTCTACTGGGATGATTTTGATAAAGGTTTTGCCGGTTGGGACTCGAATGCAGACGGAGGTGTAGCCCGGCGGTTGTCTGCGGGTTTGTTAACGTGGATGCAGGAACACCAAGAGCCTGTTTATACGATTGCCACTATCAACCGTCTAGAAATGCTACCTGCGGAATTAGTGCGTCGTTTTGATGATATCTTTTTTGTGGATTTACCCCATGAGGGGGCAAGATACGAAGTTTTCAATTTGCATTTAGCTAAGTATTTTTCAGCTTTTTCAGGCAATGATTCACCTTGGAGTGATGAGCAGTGGCGGAGGCTGTTAGCTGAGTATAGAATTTGTACTCCAGCCGAAATTGGTAATGCTGTGCGTCGTTGTGCTGAGAATGCTTTTGCTCAAGGTAGAGCAGGACAAATTGAGTTTGAGGATTTGTTGAGACAGCGATCGCAATTTACCCCAGCAATGGAACGAGAATCAGAACAAATGCAAGCTATTCGCAATCAGGCTATTTATGCTCAACCTGTATCGAGTCAGGATGTTTCACCGTTTGCTTATCAACATCGGGAGTTATTTGGATAA